In Actinoplanes derwentensis, the following proteins share a genomic window:
- the purD gene encoding phosphoribosylamine--glycine ligase, with product MRVLLIGSGGREHALAVGLAADPSVDFLAAAPGNPGIAQHAELHEVKAVDPAAVAALAVELAADLVVIGPEAPLVAGVADAVRAKGIACFGPSAAAARLEGSKAFANEVMAAAGVPTARSFACEDMGSVRAALTELGAPYVVKNDGLAAGKGVVVTDDLDEALIHAEACGKVVIEEFLPGPEVSLFVITDGTAVAPLMPAQDFKRLLDGDEGPNTGGMGAYAPLDWAPADLTERVLRETVEPTLAEMRERGTPFAGLLYVGLALTPDGPKVIEFNARFGDPETQVVLALLETPLAGLLNAAATGTLAAHEPLRWKSGAAVTVVVASHNYPGTPRIGDVIEGAEVPGVIHAGTARDAGGDLVSAGGRVLSVTAAGADLAGAREAAYALAEGVRLDGAQYRTDIALRAVRGEITV from the coding sequence GTGCGCGTACTTCTGATCGGCTCCGGCGGGCGTGAACACGCGCTCGCTGTCGGACTAGCCGCCGACCCGTCCGTCGACTTCCTGGCCGCCGCGCCGGGCAACCCGGGCATCGCCCAGCACGCCGAGCTGCATGAGGTGAAAGCTGTCGATCCGGCAGCGGTCGCCGCGCTCGCCGTCGAGCTGGCCGCCGACCTGGTCGTGATCGGGCCGGAGGCACCGCTTGTCGCGGGCGTCGCCGACGCGGTCCGGGCCAAGGGCATCGCCTGTTTCGGGCCGTCCGCCGCCGCCGCGCGGCTGGAGGGCTCGAAGGCGTTCGCCAACGAGGTGATGGCCGCCGCCGGGGTGCCGACCGCCCGCTCCTTCGCCTGCGAGGACATGGGTTCGGTGCGGGCCGCCCTCACCGAGCTGGGTGCCCCCTACGTGGTGAAGAACGACGGCCTGGCCGCCGGTAAGGGCGTGGTCGTCACCGACGATCTCGACGAGGCCCTGATCCACGCCGAGGCATGCGGCAAGGTCGTCATCGAGGAGTTCCTGCCCGGTCCGGAGGTCTCGCTCTTCGTGATCACCGACGGCACCGCGGTCGCGCCGCTGATGCCGGCTCAGGACTTCAAGCGCCTGCTCGACGGCGACGAGGGGCCCAACACCGGAGGCATGGGCGCGTACGCCCCGCTGGACTGGGCACCGGCCGACCTGACCGAGCGTGTGCTGCGGGAGACGGTCGAGCCGACTCTGGCTGAGATGCGCGAGCGGGGTACGCCGTTCGCCGGCCTGCTCTACGTCGGGCTCGCGCTGACTCCGGACGGCCCGAAGGTGATCGAGTTCAACGCCCGCTTCGGTGACCCGGAGACCCAGGTGGTGCTCGCCCTGCTGGAGACGCCGCTGGCCGGGCTGCTGAATGCCGCCGCCACCGGGACCCTGGCCGCGCACGAGCCGTTGCGCTGGAAGTCCGGTGCAGCGGTCACCGTGGTGGTGGCCAGCCACAACTATCCGGGTACGCCACGGATCGGGGACGTCATCGAGGGTGCCGAGGTGCCTGGTGTCATCCACGCCGGCACCGCTCGGGATGCCGGTGGGGACCTGGTCTCGGCCGGTGGCCGGGTGCTGAGCGTGACCGCGGCCGGTGCCGACCTGGCCGGTGCCCGGGAAGCCGCCTACGCGCTGGCCGAGGGTGTGCGGCTGGACGGCGCGCAGTACCGGACGGACATCGCGTTGCGTGCGGTACGGGGCGAGATCACGGTCTGA
- a CDS encoding DUF3151 domain-containing protein gives MQNLLPGPPATRLPADAEADKALAEAAAAGGGAAFKAVAADYPSYSAAWAPLAAGALADGEPVTAYAYARTGYHRGLDALRRNGWKGHGPIPWSHEANQGFLRCLHVLSQAAAAIGEADEAARCAQFLRDSDPAAADALS, from the coding sequence ATGCAGAACCTCCTTCCCGGCCCGCCGGCCACGCGACTGCCCGCCGACGCCGAAGCCGACAAAGCTCTCGCCGAGGCCGCCGCCGCGGGTGGCGGGGCGGCTTTCAAGGCGGTCGCCGCCGACTATCCCTCCTACAGCGCCGCGTGGGCGCCACTGGCCGCCGGTGCGCTGGCCGACGGCGAGCCGGTCACCGCGTACGCCTACGCCCGCACCGGTTACCACCGCGGCCTCGACGCGCTGCGCCGCAACGGCTGGAAGGGCCACGGCCCGATCCCGTGGTCGCACGAGGCCAACCAGGGCTTCCTCCGCTGCCTGCACGTCCTGTCACAGGCGGCCGCCGCGATCGGTGAGGCGGACGAGGCGGCCCGCTGCGCCCAGTTCCTCCGCGACAGCGACCCGGCCGCGGCCGACGCCCTGTCCTGA
- a CDS encoding LOG family protein, which yields MPDPLQPVLGGDAPFDATADEIETRAELEVHLAKNTLAGLCVLGLRLDRDPPDLTGVDVRETMFVGCHLSGPEVEVDLIRRGAHVIPPFDDCPYPTHPALLYTPEDLSAGFGAHGFAGMYDTAVYQHFVAHGGAVPDIREALSQRLHDAGIDNALGKALNQWAHANGPGGAIGIMGGHAAARGSGPYRMAASLAQRLAEAGRLIVTGGGPGVMEAANLGAYFASRTAGELDTAIDLLSVAPQFMDHDPYTAAALSVRRIYPLADLDVAGQLRHGGLALPTWLYGHEPANLFAGQIGKYFSNAVREDSILRLARGGIVFAPGWAGTVQEIFQAATKTFYVTDGPSGAYVFLGTEHWSKLPVADLLRSLLSRSPHGDQSGLVVVTDSLDEAMEALSQ from the coding sequence ATGCCCGATCCGTTGCAACCAGTGCTCGGTGGGGACGCGCCGTTCGACGCGACCGCCGACGAGATCGAAACCCGTGCCGAACTGGAGGTGCACCTGGCCAAGAACACCCTGGCCGGCCTCTGCGTCCTGGGCCTGCGCCTGGACCGGGATCCGCCGGATCTGACCGGTGTGGACGTGCGGGAGACGATGTTCGTCGGCTGCCACCTGTCCGGGCCGGAGGTGGAGGTGGACCTGATCCGGCGGGGTGCCCACGTGATCCCGCCGTTCGACGACTGCCCCTACCCGACTCATCCGGCCCTGCTCTACACCCCCGAGGACCTGTCCGCCGGGTTCGGTGCGCACGGTTTCGCCGGGATGTACGACACCGCCGTCTACCAGCACTTCGTGGCGCACGGTGGGGCGGTTCCGGACATTCGCGAGGCGTTGTCCCAGCGGCTGCACGACGCTGGGATCGACAACGCGCTCGGCAAGGCGCTCAACCAGTGGGCGCACGCGAACGGCCCGGGTGGTGCGATCGGGATCATGGGCGGGCACGCGGCGGCACGGGGCTCCGGTCCGTACCGGATGGCCGCTTCCCTGGCCCAGCGGCTGGCCGAGGCCGGCCGGCTGATCGTGACCGGCGGTGGCCCCGGGGTGATGGAGGCGGCGAACCTGGGCGCCTACTTCGCATCCCGCACGGCTGGCGAGTTGGACACCGCGATCGATCTGCTCTCGGTGGCGCCGCAGTTCATGGATCATGATCCCTACACCGCGGCAGCCCTTTCGGTACGCCGGATCTACCCGCTGGCGGATCTGGACGTGGCCGGGCAGCTGCGGCACGGCGGTCTGGCCTTGCCCACCTGGCTGTACGGGCACGAGCCGGCCAACCTGTTCGCCGGGCAGATCGGTAAGTACTTCTCGAACGCGGTGCGGGAGGACTCGATCCTGCGACTGGCCCGTGGCGGGATCGTCTTCGCGCCGGGCTGGGCTGGGACGGTGCAGGAGATCTTCCAGGCGGCGACGAAGACGTTCTACGTGACCGACGGGCCGTCTGGGGCGTATGTGTTCCTCGGCACCGAACACTGGTCGAAGCTGCCGGTGGCGGACCTGCTGCGGTCGCTGCTGTCCCGTTCGCCCCACGGCGACCAGTCCGGTCTGGTGGTGGTGACCGACTCTCTGGACGAGGCGATGGAGGCTCTCTCCCAGTAG
- a CDS encoding ADP-ribosylglycohydrolase family protein, with the protein MRAASGSLFGLAYGDSLGKPTEFQEYATIVAEYGPGGPRRLIGEPALVTDDTQMALAVGEALIEVGRITPEAFEPVLRRRFLEWAASPENDRAPGMTCLRACSALADGRPWTRATQIGSKGCGANMRVTPVGLMPGLTDDQRAGAAQLQAALTHGHPTALAASELTAWAVHLLGGGLRPADLLAALRDRCSEQRKIYRGDWLGDLWQQPAVTTPEEYIARGWDECATALDRVVVALASSDHLGDPCLATGAGWIAEEALATALYVYLISPDEPVAVVGRGAASSGDSDSIACLAGAFAGASLGLAAWPAGWQTQIEYADRLFRLGRAWD; encoded by the coding sequence ATGCGTGCTGCCTCGGGTTCACTTTTCGGATTGGCGTACGGAGACTCCCTCGGGAAACCGACCGAGTTCCAGGAGTACGCGACGATCGTGGCCGAGTACGGCCCCGGCGGCCCGCGGCGGCTCATCGGTGAACCCGCGCTCGTCACCGACGACACCCAGATGGCACTCGCGGTCGGTGAGGCCCTGATCGAAGTGGGCCGGATCACTCCGGAGGCGTTCGAACCGGTGCTGCGCCGCCGGTTCCTGGAATGGGCGGCCAGCCCCGAGAACGACCGAGCGCCCGGCATGACCTGCCTGCGCGCCTGCTCGGCACTCGCCGACGGCCGGCCGTGGACGCGGGCCACCCAGATCGGTTCGAAAGGCTGCGGCGCCAACATGCGAGTCACCCCGGTCGGCCTGATGCCCGGGCTGACCGACGACCAGCGGGCCGGAGCGGCCCAGTTGCAGGCCGCCCTGACACACGGGCACCCGACCGCGCTGGCGGCGAGCGAGCTGACCGCGTGGGCCGTGCACCTGCTCGGTGGTGGTCTTCGGCCGGCCGATCTGCTGGCCGCGTTGCGGGACCGCTGTTCCGAACAGCGCAAGATCTACCGGGGTGACTGGCTCGGCGACCTGTGGCAGCAGCCGGCGGTCACCACACCGGAGGAGTACATCGCCCGTGGTTGGGACGAGTGCGCGACCGCCCTGGACCGGGTCGTCGTCGCGCTGGCGTCCAGCGACCACCTCGGTGACCCCTGCCTGGCCACCGGGGCCGGCTGGATCGCTGAGGAGGCGCTGGCCACCGCTCTCTACGTCTATCTGATCTCGCCGGACGAGCCGGTCGCGGTCGTCGGCCGGGGCGCTGCCTCCTCCGGCGACTCCGACTCGATCGCCTGCCTGGCCGGGGCGTTCGCGGGCGCGTCGCTGGGCCTGGCGGCGTGGCCGGCCGGTTGGCAGACCCAGATCGAGTACGCCGACCGGCTGTTCCGCCTCGGCCGCGCCTGGGACTGA
- the fbaA gene encoding class II fructose-bisphosphate aldolase: protein MPIASPEVYAEMIDRAKAGAFAYPAINVTSSQTLNAALQGFAEAGSDGIIQISTGGAEYVSGPTIKDKVVGAVALAEFAHHVAQKYSINVALHTDHCPKNHLDGFVRPLIDISAERVAKGQAPLFQSHMWDGSAVPLDENLQIAEELLAKTAAAKIILEIEVGVVGGEEDGVSAAIDDKLYSTIEDGLATAAALGLGEKGRYLTALTFGNVHGVYKPGNVKLRPEILKEIQDAIGAKYGKDKPLDLVFHGGSGSLLSEIHGALDYGVVKMNIDTDTQYAFTRPVVEHIFKNYDGVLKIDGEVGNKKAYDPRAWGKLAENGLAKRVVEAAQHLRSAGTSLGK from the coding sequence ATGCCTATCGCTTCCCCCGAGGTCTACGCCGAGATGATCGATCGCGCCAAGGCTGGCGCGTTTGCTTACCCGGCGATCAACGTGACGTCCTCGCAGACCCTCAACGCCGCCCTGCAGGGCTTCGCGGAGGCCGGCAGCGACGGCATCATCCAGATCTCCACCGGCGGTGCCGAGTACGTCTCCGGCCCCACCATCAAGGACAAGGTCGTCGGCGCCGTGGCGCTGGCCGAGTTCGCCCACCACGTGGCGCAGAAGTACTCGATCAACGTCGCGCTGCACACCGACCACTGCCCGAAGAACCACCTCGACGGGTTCGTCCGGCCGCTGATCGACATCTCCGCCGAGCGGGTCGCCAAGGGCCAGGCGCCGCTGTTCCAGTCGCACATGTGGGACGGTTCGGCCGTGCCGCTGGACGAGAACCTCCAGATCGCTGAGGAACTGCTGGCCAAGACCGCGGCTGCCAAGATCATCCTGGAGATCGAGGTCGGCGTCGTCGGTGGCGAAGAGGACGGCGTCTCCGCCGCGATCGACGACAAGCTCTACTCGACCATCGAGGACGGCCTGGCCACCGCCGCCGCCCTGGGCCTGGGTGAGAAGGGCCGCTACCTGACCGCCCTCACCTTCGGCAACGTGCACGGCGTCTACAAGCCGGGCAACGTCAAGCTCCGTCCGGAGATCCTCAAGGAGATCCAGGACGCGATCGGCGCGAAGTACGGCAAGGACAAGCCGCTCGACCTGGTCTTCCACGGTGGTTCCGGCTCGCTGCTGTCGGAGATCCACGGTGCGTTGGACTACGGCGTGGTCAAGATGAACATCGACACCGACACGCAGTACGCGTTCACCCGCCCGGTCGTCGAGCACATCTTCAAGAACTACGACGGCGTCCTGAAGATCGACGGCGAGGTCGGCAACAAGAAGGCGTACGACCCCCGCGCCTGGGGCAAGCTGGCCGAGAACGGCCTCGCCAAGCGGGTCGTCGAGGCCGCCCAGCACCTCCGCTCGGCCGGCACCTCGCTCGGCAAGTAA
- a CDS encoding adenylosuccinate synthase has protein sequence MPVIVLVGAQWGDEGKGKATDLLGDRLDYVVKFNGGNNAGHTVVIDGEKYALHLLPSGILSPGVVPVIGNGVVVDLNVLFQEIDGLEARGIDTSRLRISANAHVIASYNRSLDKVSERFLGARRIGTTGRGIGPTYADKMNRIGIRVQDLFDESILRQKVTAALAHKNQILSKIYNRSAVKGEEVVQELLSYVDRLRPYVADTALELSNAIDDGKVVLCEAGQATLLDVDHGTYPFVTSSNATAGGACTGSGIPPTRIDRVVAVLKAFTTRVGEGPFPTELHDKFGDYLREVGHEYGTTTGRPRRIGWLDLVIGRYAQRINGVTDFAMTKLDNYDALDEIPVCVAYEVNGVRLEEMPVNQTDFHHATPVYETLPGWKQDISGCRKFEDLPRQAQEFVEFVEARIGARISIVGVGPGREAVIERHSVLGGA, from the coding sequence GTGCCGGTGATCGTGTTGGTCGGCGCCCAATGGGGCGACGAGGGCAAGGGTAAGGCCACGGACCTGCTGGGCGACCGGCTGGACTACGTGGTCAAGTTCAACGGTGGCAACAACGCGGGCCACACCGTCGTCATCGACGGCGAGAAGTACGCACTCCACCTCCTCCCGAGCGGGATCCTCTCCCCGGGGGTCGTACCGGTGATCGGCAACGGTGTCGTCGTCGACCTGAACGTGCTGTTCCAGGAGATCGACGGGCTCGAGGCCCGGGGCATCGACACCTCCCGGCTGCGGATCAGCGCCAACGCGCACGTGATCGCCTCGTACAACCGGTCGCTCGACAAGGTCAGCGAGCGGTTCCTCGGCGCCCGCCGGATCGGTACCACCGGTCGCGGCATCGGCCCGACCTACGCCGACAAGATGAACCGGATCGGCATCCGGGTCCAGGACCTCTTCGACGAGTCGATCCTGCGGCAGAAGGTCACCGCCGCGCTGGCCCACAAGAACCAGATCCTGTCGAAGATCTACAACCGCAGCGCGGTCAAGGGCGAGGAGGTCGTGCAGGAACTGCTCTCCTACGTCGACCGGCTCCGGCCGTACGTCGCGGACACCGCCCTGGAACTGTCGAACGCGATCGACGACGGCAAGGTAGTGCTCTGCGAGGCCGGCCAGGCCACCCTGCTCGACGTGGACCACGGCACCTACCCGTTCGTGACCAGCTCGAACGCGACGGCCGGCGGCGCCTGCACCGGTTCCGGCATCCCGCCGACCCGGATCGACCGGGTGGTCGCCGTGCTCAAGGCGTTCACCACCCGCGTCGGCGAGGGCCCGTTCCCGACCGAGCTGCACGACAAGTTCGGCGACTACCTGCGTGAGGTCGGCCACGAGTACGGCACCACCACCGGCCGCCCGCGCCGGATCGGCTGGCTGGACCTGGTGATCGGCCGGTACGCGCAGCGGATCAACGGCGTCACCGACTTCGCCATGACCAAGCTCGACAACTACGACGCTCTGGACGAGATCCCGGTCTGCGTGGCCTACGAGGTCAACGGCGTCCGTCTCGAGGAGATGCCGGTCAACCAGACCGACTTCCACCACGCCACCCCGGTCTACGAGACCCTGCCCGGCTGGAAACAGGACATCTCCGGCTGCCGCAAGTTCGAGGACCTGCCCCGGCAGGCGCAGGAGTTCGTGGAGTTCGTGGAGGCCCGCATCGGCGCCCGGATCTCCATCGTCGGTGTCGGCCCGGGCCGCGAAGCGGTCATCGAGCGGCACTCGGTGCTCGGCGGAGCCTGA
- a CDS encoding MinD/ParA family ATP-binding protein gives MADEHADRIHGPGAESAPRDVEPFWADEPETPVHGRAVPLTDRTPPVGMVQVEPGVFRPADNTEPPAVLRPADNTEPPAVLRSADGTEPPAVFQAADGTEPPRAHVPAQRASTGWPVTDAGPPAPSPAVQAEHAAQSPWAQSAQQPDQQYHQQQHQPQHRPESASAEQTPQQEQAWQHGRVQPIPTMRQPVQRPPAPQVEPAPQPTRPAPTRQVQQHEPVQRHEPVQQHQTAQGHGPVQRQSETASPVEPVRPRTDQWPSHQPDQQALRQAQPETVRAEQPMLREAAPFVRPATQPVAQQPAPVVPPQSLPEPGPSQRTAESAHRGHAVPVPPPAPHLPPHQPQDHVAPQPAPWPLQDAAVQAPVHTTPLYPPRADNPPADSAQVLEGQPPAAEDPFQELNWLADNTPTAEEFAKRRLARPAQQSATMGARAILQNATFGLLKMAPGQYEMEYKQDVEMVRRNFGGLRQVTVVNPKGGAGKTVAVLLLAMTFGQKRGGYVLAWDNNETQGTLGMRAQQDFHARTVRDMMRDLHLFQGAQGRVGDLSQYVRAQGEGMFDVLASDESATAGEMLTANSFAEIRDVVSRFYKLIFVDTGNNVRAENWQASMDATDQLVITMSARNDSAETAARMLDHLEQGGRRRLVRQAVTIVTMPPTRKDIDLQWIQQHFAARTRAVVVAPYERLIDSGEPIRYGELSVPTKDAWLKIAAAVASGL, from the coding sequence GTGGCGGACGAGCACGCCGACCGCATCCACGGCCCGGGGGCCGAGTCGGCACCCCGGGACGTGGAACCGTTCTGGGCCGACGAGCCCGAGACGCCGGTGCACGGCCGAGCCGTGCCCCTGACCGATCGGACCCCACCAGTCGGCATGGTCCAGGTCGAGCCGGGAGTCTTCCGCCCGGCCGACAACACCGAGCCGCCCGCGGTCCTCCGCCCGGCCGACAACACCGAGCCGCCCGCGGTCCTCCGGTCGGCCGACGGCACCGAGCCGCCCGCGGTCTTCCAGGCGGCCGACGGCACCGAGCCGCCCAGGGCGCACGTTCCCGCCCAGCGGGCATCCACCGGCTGGCCGGTCACCGACGCCGGGCCACCCGCCCCGTCACCTGCGGTGCAGGCCGAGCACGCCGCTCAGTCGCCGTGGGCGCAGTCCGCACAGCAGCCGGACCAGCAGTACCACCAACAGCAGCACCAGCCGCAGCACCGGCCCGAGTCCGCCTCGGCCGAGCAGACGCCGCAGCAGGAGCAGGCATGGCAGCACGGCCGTGTCCAGCCGATTCCGACCATGCGCCAGCCGGTCCAGCGCCCTCCGGCACCGCAGGTGGAGCCGGCACCCCAGCCGACCCGGCCGGCTCCTACCCGCCAGGTCCAGCAACACGAACCGGTCCAACGACACGAGCCGGTCCAGCAGCACCAGACGGCCCAAGGTCACGGCCCGGTCCAGCGGCAGAGTGAGACCGCGTCACCGGTGGAGCCGGTCCGACCCCGGACGGACCAGTGGCCGTCTCACCAGCCGGACCAGCAGGCGCTACGCCAGGCTCAGCCCGAGACGGTGCGGGCGGAACAGCCGATGCTGCGGGAAGCCGCGCCGTTCGTGCGGCCGGCGACTCAGCCGGTGGCACAGCAGCCTGCTCCGGTCGTACCACCGCAGTCTCTGCCGGAGCCCGGACCATCGCAACGCACCGCGGAATCCGCACACCGGGGGCACGCCGTGCCCGTACCGCCGCCCGCTCCGCATTTACCGCCGCACCAGCCGCAAGATCACGTCGCGCCGCAACCGGCGCCCTGGCCTCTGCAGGACGCGGCGGTGCAGGCGCCGGTGCACACCACCCCGCTCTATCCGCCGCGGGCCGACAATCCGCCGGCGGACAGCGCGCAGGTCCTGGAGGGGCAGCCTCCGGCCGCGGAGGATCCGTTCCAGGAGCTGAACTGGCTTGCGGACAACACGCCGACCGCGGAGGAGTTCGCGAAGCGGCGGCTGGCCCGTCCGGCTCAGCAGAGTGCCACGATGGGTGCTCGGGCGATCCTGCAGAACGCGACGTTCGGCCTGCTCAAGATGGCTCCGGGGCAGTATGAGATGGAGTACAAGCAGGACGTCGAGATGGTTCGCCGCAACTTCGGCGGGCTGCGTCAGGTCACCGTGGTCAACCCCAAGGGTGGTGCCGGGAAGACCGTGGCGGTGCTGCTGCTCGCGATGACGTTCGGGCAGAAGCGCGGCGGGTACGTGCTGGCCTGGGACAACAACGAGACCCAGGGCACACTGGGGATGCGGGCGCAGCAGGACTTCCACGCCCGGACGGTCCGCGACATGATGCGTGATCTGCATCTCTTCCAGGGTGCGCAGGGCCGGGTCGGCGATCTGTCGCAGTATGTACGGGCGCAGGGCGAGGGCATGTTCGACGTGCTCGCCTCGGACGAGTCGGCGACTGCCGGTGAGATGCTGACCGCGAACTCGTTCGCCGAGATCCGTGACGTGGTGAGCCGGTTCTACAAGCTGATCTTCGTGGACACCGGTAACAACGTCCGCGCGGAGAACTGGCAGGCCTCGATGGACGCCACCGACCAGCTGGTGATCACCATGTCGGCGCGTAACGACTCGGCCGAGACCGCCGCCCGAATGCTCGACCACCTGGAACAGGGCGGCAGGCGACGGCTCGTGCGGCAGGCGGTGACCATCGTCACGATGCCGCCGACCCGCAAGGACATCGACCTGCAGTGGATCCAGCAGCACTTCGCGGCCCGGACCCGGGCGGTGGTGGTGGCCCCCTACGAGCGGTTGATCGACTCGGGCGAGCCGATCCGCTACGGCGAACTCTCCGTCCCCACGAAGGACGCCTGGCTCAAGATCGCCGCAGCGGTGGCCTCGGGTCTCTGA
- a CDS encoding diacylglycerol kinase family protein gives MYDVVLLSLAEGSGDGCGSGCGGCESACATPRTPVLACADALREAGARVETVLAGSDSEIDAVLARFDGPARPDGLTWPDLDSTMRLVVATATDGQLRAVMRRLVRRYAPPPSKRPDDLDRTRTVPDLPAVAILPLDPGNTEDLAAQLGLPRTPAAVAAAVMNGTVRRLDLLRNDSGSVTLDGALLGGSGDDGRAVPWRGRVEVDDTVLTDGEEPVLACVIGNAAGYAEFDGLRLLADGDPTDGRVEVSVAVPTVIKKRFKGTKVQVEVRRARGRAVSVLPREGELQFLDDGVAGSTSRKRSWWTEAGAWAVYAG, from the coding sequence ATGTACGACGTCGTTCTCCTGAGTCTGGCCGAGGGATCCGGCGACGGCTGCGGCTCCGGCTGCGGTGGTTGCGAGTCCGCCTGTGCCACCCCACGCACTCCGGTGCTGGCCTGTGCGGACGCGCTCCGCGAGGCCGGCGCCCGGGTGGAGACCGTGCTCGCCGGGTCGGACTCCGAGATCGACGCGGTCCTGGCCCGGTTCGACGGCCCGGCCCGGCCGGACGGTCTGACCTGGCCCGACCTGGACAGCACGATGCGGCTGGTGGTGGCGACCGCCACCGACGGCCAGCTGCGCGCCGTGATGCGCCGGCTGGTCCGGCGGTACGCCCCACCGCCCAGCAAACGCCCCGACGACCTGGACCGCACCCGGACCGTGCCGGACCTGCCCGCGGTGGCGATCCTGCCGCTCGACCCCGGCAACACCGAGGACCTCGCGGCACAGCTCGGGCTGCCCCGGACCCCGGCCGCGGTGGCGGCGGCTGTGATGAACGGCACGGTCCGCCGGCTCGACCTGCTGCGCAACGACAGCGGTTCGGTGACCCTGGACGGCGCGTTGCTCGGCGGGTCCGGCGACGACGGCCGGGCAGTGCCGTGGCGCGGCCGGGTCGAAGTCGACGACACCGTGCTGACCGACGGCGAAGAGCCGGTACTGGCCTGTGTGATCGGCAACGCCGCAGGTTACGCCGAGTTCGACGGCCTGCGGCTACTAGCCGACGGCGACCCCACCGACGGCCGGGTCGAAGTCTCCGTCGCGGTCCCGACCGTGATCAAAAAGCGGTTCAAAGGCACCAAGGTCCAAGTCGAGGTACGCCGCGCTCGTGGCCGTGCCGTCTCGGTGCTCCCCCGCGAGGGCGAACTCCAGTTCCTCGACGACGGGGTGGCAGGATCGACCAGCCGCAAGCGATCCTGGTGGACCGAAGCAGGCGCCTGGGCGGTGTACGCGGGCTGA
- a CDS encoding ArsR/SmtB family transcription factor: MSLGEDRKASLRALAHPVRLQIMSLLTGASLTAADVARELGLTHSNASYHLRNLLAGGLIVVAGEEKIRGGVAKRYRYLADRERVCGSRPDDDRRAEFAAIAHELIRRSSQATFTDHGNLFADGDFWVEPEVWLVIRDRISEAVNDLHRAAQPPRTPGTVRTSTTVAMFQQREPTR, encoded by the coding sequence ATGTCTTTGGGAGAGGATCGGAAAGCGTCGCTGCGGGCGCTGGCGCATCCGGTCCGGTTGCAGATCATGTCGCTGCTGACGGGTGCGTCACTGACCGCCGCCGACGTCGCTCGCGAGCTGGGTCTCACCCACTCCAACGCCAGCTACCACCTGCGCAACCTGCTGGCCGGTGGGCTGATCGTGGTAGCTGGCGAGGAGAAGATCCGCGGTGGCGTCGCGAAGCGCTACCGGTACCTCGCCGACCGGGAGCGGGTCTGTGGCTCCCGGCCGGACGACGACCGGCGGGCCGAGTTCGCCGCGATCGCGCACGAGCTGATCCGGCGCAGTTCACAGGCCACCTTCACGGATCACGGCAACCTGTTCGCCGACGGTGACTTCTGGGTCGAGCCCGAGGTGTGGCTGGTGATCCGCGACCGGATCTCGGAAGCGGTGAACGATCTGCACCGGGCCGCCCAGCCGCCACGCACCCCCGGCACCGTGCGGACCAGCACCACGGTCGCGATGTTCCAGCAGCGGGAGCCGACGCGGTGA
- a CDS encoding SCP2 sterol-binding domain-containing protein, which produces MTDFSPESLAAIGPKEFTQLVKSTSDAKIAEVMASERRTKVLDEIFHRMPGMFRAERAGDTATVIHWIISGGPGDTSDTYETVIENKTCTVTSTPAREPRLAMTMDGPTFLKIVSGTGNPVMLFMSGKIKTKGDVMLATSIPKLFDIPKG; this is translated from the coding sequence ATGACTGACTTCAGCCCCGAATCGCTCGCGGCGATCGGCCCGAAGGAGTTCACTCAGCTCGTCAAGTCCACCTCGGACGCGAAGATCGCCGAGGTGATGGCCTCGGAGCGGCGCACCAAGGTCCTCGACGAGATCTTTCACCGGATGCCCGGCATGTTCCGTGCGGAGCGGGCCGGCGACACCGCCACGGTCATCCACTGGATCATCTCCGGCGGCCCCGGCGACACCAGTGACACCTACGAGACGGTGATCGAGAACAAGACCTGCACCGTCACCAGCACACCGGCCCGCGAGCCGAGACTGGCCATGACGATGGACGGGCCGACGTTCCTCAAGATCGTTTCCGGCACCGGCAACCCGGTCATGCTCTTCATGAGCGGCAAGATCAAAACTAAGGGTGACGTCATGCTCGCCACCAGCATCCCGAAACTGTTCGACATCCCCAAAGGCTGA